The genomic region AATTGTTACTACAACTTTGGTTTCATCTTAACTTTATATAATACAGGTCCACTTGTCACATGATGATATCACCAAAATACAACTTGAGATAGTTCCAATGCTtcaagaaattatttttgaatggCTAATCATCAACTTCTTTGCCATCACACCATCTGCACCAGCTACAACTGAGGACTTCAATTCTAAACTTTCATCATTACATATAGGTtcgatttatttttaatttttaaatctttaatCATTACACATGCCAATATATTAAGGTTGACATGAATTACTCATCCTTAAGGTGACAAAGACTCACAAGATCACCCCCACTCCCAAAATGAGAAGAAATAGAAATTGAAACTTTTTTAAATTGACTTCCCAAAAGCATGCTTTCATTGTGAAATCAATAAAATCTAGACTAGTGTCCCTTTACTGACTTGTGAGATGAAATATCACAGAACAAGTGAGACTTTATATACTGCTGATATTGTGTGTTAATAAGTTTGGTCATGATGCAGATTGCAACACGGGGAAACAATTATGGAATGAGAAGCTTGGTAGACGCGACTTTACATTGGCTTTTATATTGCTGCTAAATGTTAGAAGTTCATCAACAGACCATGGCCACCTTTTAAAAAGATTTCCAAATATGCAGAGCTTTGTGAACAGGATGAGAGACTTTATCAGTTGGATCATATGGGGCCAGTCTGGTGGATCATCTAATTTTTTGAGTCGTTCAATTGATCTTGCATTTATCCTTTTCAAGCATGGCCAGTATGAGGCTGCTGAGGTCATTTACTTGCCTGGCTTTCTTCTTAGAATGGACATTATTTTGACTTTGTTGTGCTGTTAAgaaattcattttattttatttttggaacaTCTAGcccttttatattatttattttaattttttagtttttaaagtaAAACCTCTTAAANNNNNNNNNNNNNNNNNNNNNNNNNNNNNNNNNNNNNNNNNNNNNNNNNNNNNNNNNNNNNNNNNNNNNNNNNNNNNNNNNNNNNNNNNNNNNNNNNNNNNNNNNNNNNNNNNNNNNNNNNNNNNNNNNNNNNNNNNNNNNNNNNNNNNNNNNNNNNNNNNNNNNNNNNNNNNNNNNNNNNNNNNNNNNNNNNNNNNNNNNNNNNNNNNNNNNNNNNNNNNNNNNNNNNNNNNNNNNNNNNNNNNNNNNNNNNNNNNNNNNNNNNNNNNNNNNNNNNNNNNNNNNNNNNNNNNNNNNNNNNNNNNNNNNNNNNNNNNNNNNNNNNNNNNNNNNNNNNNNNNNNNNNNNNNNNNNNNNNNNNNNNNNNNNNNNNNNNNNNNNNNNNNNNNNNNNNNNNNNNNNGGGGCTCATCAAAATCAACCCATGGCTCATcctttatattttattagttttttgtaCCCTTTTAGTATCTTTACTGAAGGAATACTATATTTCAATTTCATATATTCAACAGCAATTGCTCATGATGGCGGAAGCACATCTTCTAAAGGAGAAGACATCCCAAAGTATTCAAGAATCTGATGGTGGATGGTGCATACGCCAGCATCTTCTAGGATGCTGCCTCCTTGCACAGGTGCAGTGTGGATTGCATACAACACAGAAGGACAACAAGGTTTTTGATGCCATTCGCTGTTTCTTCAGGTGCAATAGTTCACCTTTGAAATATTTGTTTCTATTATTTGGATGATCCAGACTTGCATAAAatgattttcttatttttcataaaatGAAATGGTATTGGAAACTTTTATGACATCCGATACTATAGTAGTGACTACaacttccccctttttttttctttgacaaATATGGTAATCATATATATTTAAAATCAACTATATGTTTGGGAAAATTCAGTCCTCAAATTTTAAGGAGAGCAAGGACTAATAACTTCTTTGGCTTAAGGGGGAAGATATGAACATGTATGCACCTTCATTTTAAATATCTGAAGCACCTTTGGGGAAAATTCAGCATTTGGAGCAATCAGTCTCCATTGATAGTAGTATTGAAGTCCTCTGCATATATGCTTTTGGTGGCTTAAAATTGTGTCCTGATGCTATTTGTTGGTGTTTTAATTCAGATCTTCATCTGGAAATGGTGCATCCGAGGCTTTGCAGAGTTTGTCTGAAGATGTAGGAATTCCGTATCTTGGTTTTAGTGAGTATCTTTATCTCTAAATTCCAAAGGTCTTCATCAAGCAGATAATCTTAgaactattttttttcttatcaatTCTTATGCTTTCTATGCAGGTGGTTGTGCATCAACGGCTGCTTGGAAGCTTCAATACTATCAATGGGCTATGCAGTTATTTGAACGATATAGTATTAGTGAAGGTGCTTGCCAGTTTGCTCTTGCTGCACTTGAACAAGTTGATGAAGCTATGAAAGATGAGAATAACCCGGTTAATGGATCCATTACAACCACAAGGGGCCGACTATGGGCGAATGTCTTCATATTTGCTTTAGACCTTGGTCGCTATTATGATGCTTATTGTGCAATAGTTTCAAATCCAGATGAGGAGAGCAAATACATCTGCTTGAGGCGTTTCATAATTGTTCTTTACGAACAAGGTGCTATAAAGGTTGGAATTTGGATGAACTGTGAATTTTCTGCTTTTCCTTTGTTAATTTGCTTCTATTTGTTTACCTAAAGAACTTGAGATGATGCAGAAGATACACTGAGATAGATGTGGAATTTTCCATTTTAGAACAATATTTTTTTGGCCATATCCTCACAGGTAGATATAGGTTtgtttaattatttacttttagtgAAGCCTTAGATCATATTATTGAAGATGCACTCTGAAACAAGCCTCTGCCTAACATGAGAAAGCTTTTGTGCATTGTAATGTTTATACTTTCTGTTTTGCATATTTTCTTTAGAATCTTCGCCCAATCTTTTTCGTTTTTGCTCTTCACAGATTCTTTGTAGCAATAAACTTCCCCTTATTGGGCTAGTGGAAAAGGTAGAGCAAGAGCTTGCTTGGAAGGTATGCTTTGATCGAGCAGATTGAATGTTGTAAATTTTGCAGTTTTCTTCCATCCATAGAATGTTTACTGTGTAATATGCAGGCTGAACGATCAGATATTTCTGCAAAGCCAAACTTGTACAAGTTGCTCTATGCATTTCAAATGCATCAGCATAATTGGCGACGAGCAGCAAATTACATGTATATGTATTCAACTCGTTTGAGAACTGAAGCTGCTTCAAAAGATTACCAAGGCAGTTCATTGATGTTGCAAGAGAGGCTGAATGCACTCTCCGCTGCTATCAATTCACTACACCTTGTTCATCCTGCATATGCCTGGATTGATCCACCGGCTAATGGAAGTTCTCTTCTTGGTGAACATTACCCAAGTAAGAAAGCTAAAAGAACACCTGAAGATCATTGTAAGTAGCTTTACAACCAAAGTTGTGGTGCTAGTTTGAATTCATCACTTGTTTCATATTTCTAGCTGAATGAAANNNNNNNNNNNNNNNNNNNNNNNNNNNNNNNNNNNNNNNNNNNNNNNNNNNNNNNNNNNNNNNNNNNNNNNNNNNNNNNNNNNNNNNNGGGTAGCTTTTCTTTATtagtgttttgtttttgttttttctttactTCAGTTTCCTTTCTTCATCTAAACTCCCACTTATTAACTTCTATATTAATGCTTTCTTGTAAAAAACTAAATATTGTTTCCAATGTTGCTTGCAGTTTTAGTGATATCATTTTCTAACTTTGCTGCAGCAGCTGATAATGATGCTGAGCCTGAAAGGTGGCAGTCTTGTATTGATGTTGAAAAACTCGAGAATGAGTTTGTGCTAACTTCAGCAGAGTATAAGCTATCGCTGGTAAATGTCAAGTGGACATTTTCTGGTTAGTATACTTTCTCATTCTTTAGCTTTATGTGAAGCATATGATCATTGCAAGGTTTGCCTAATAATATGAGGTTTCAGTACTGTTTGTTTTTGTTAGATATCAATTTGAACGATGTTTCCCCTTTTCGTTTTTCTTTAGGAAAAGATGGAGCCCTATCAGATTTGGCTGAACTTCTTGTCAACAATAATTTGTATGATATGGCCTTCACGATCCTTCTCAGATTTTTCAAGGGTTCAGCACTGAAGAGGTGGACATACGCACTTaagttgcattttattttattttattttattttatttttttgcgaGTAAAGGGAGGATGTCAAATGAGAGGAGCAAATATTAACTCTTTATATCATCCATGTATATTCAAGATTGAAATTCATGACTTTCTTTATACGATGTTTTAAACCTTGAAAAACCCATATTCAATTTTTTGTGTGTATTGCTATACTTATATATGTAACACTGGTTTCTGTTTTAGGGAATTGGAAAGAGTTTTATCTGCTATTTCATTGAGATGCTGTCTTGATAAAGTAGAATCTACTTGGGTTGAGTAAGATAACCTAACCATACTTTTTTTGTCACTTTTTTTTTGGCACATacagtatcttattttatttctgcTTATTCTGCATTGTATAATCTATTCATgttttggatgatttcagggaacaTGGCCATTTACTGACGTCTTCTAAGCTTGAGATGGTTGTCCATGGTTCACCTGTTACACATCACACAACTCCACAAACTGACGGTAGTAGTTGCTGGGCAACTCTGAAGATTTACCTTGTATGCACATTCAAAACTTGTGGTCTGTTCAAATATGTTTTTCTGTTTCCATGTTTCACCCTTTCTTTTTGGAACTGCTCCTAAATTGCAGGAAAAATATAAGGAATTTCATGGGAGATTGCCTGTTATTGTTGCCGAAACTCTTCTACGTGCAGATCCTCAGATTGAATTGCCCCTTTGGCTGGTTCAGTTGTTCAAGGTGATATTCTCGGCTGAATTTGTAGTCACTGATTGCTCGTATCAAAATCTTGTTGTGCAAAATGCACTATATAAATTCtgttttcaaaactacctaaacATCTCCACATGAATATCTGCTCATgaatttctctgatttaattgTGATATTCACTTCACCTATGACAGGAGGGACAAAAGGAAAGGATGTCCGGTATGAGTGGCCGGGAGTCAAATCCTGCATCTTTATTTCAGCTTTATGTTAGCTATGGTCGATATACAGAAGCTACTAATCTTTTGCTCGAATGCATACAATTGTTTGCTTCAGTGGTAAATTAATCTTTTCTGTTATTTATGGAAACTACTAGCGGTAGTATGTCAAACTTGTATGATTAGGTGCTATGATTGCTTAATTTAATTGGTAATTACTATTTTATCCTCATAATTTTGATGGCATGATGCTAATGATATTGTTTTCGACTAATGTAAACCTTCTGCAGAGGCCAGCGGATATTATTAGAAGGAAAAGATCCTTTGCTGCTTGGTTCCCATACACGACAATCGAGCGCCTACTATACCAACTTGAGGAATTGACTAGAAAGGGTCACATGGTAGAACAATGCGACAAGCTCAAAAGGATGCTTCTCAGTTCTTTGCAAAACCATCTAAAGACAGTAAGCTTATGTCTTTtcgatattttttgtttttctactagGCACTGAATTTTCTTCTCTTATTTTTCTCTGCTTTTCAGCTAAAGGTGGACTCGGAAGATGCAATATCTGTATCTTCATGATTACTAGCTTGTTGGTTAGTGGTTACCAGATGCTGTAAGGGTAGCGATACAAGTATATTCACTATTTCTTTTTTATGACACTTCCTAAAGATGATTACCTCTGTTAACTGGTCTGTCTTTACGCTTATGCCTTTggtggtttctttttctttttgttccttgCACTATGGTCTAGTTCTTTCCTATGAGTTACAATTTCTCTCTTGAACAGACGCGTAATCCAGCAAATAGAATAATCCATGTAAATTTGCCCCATCTAACTGTAAATTTGGCAGTAATAATCCATGTCCATGCATACTTGTCTAAAACTTTGTATGTGTATTATAACCAAGACATATTTAACTGTGGGCTAGCTCGGCATAATCTCGGTTTGACTAATTGTAGGAAAATTTTCACCACAGAATGAAGAGTGAATGATTGTACATCCTTTTTTGTTTCTCATGCTTTCGGTATGCATTGGATTATTGGAATGATCCTTTTAACATTAATGACTGACCCTTTAGATGTAAGACAATAAGAAATTCTCGCGAGTGGCGAAAGGAGACGATACCTTTACGATTCTGAAAATACTGAAATTAACGAATAGCTGTGTTTGCCGTAACTTGACTTAACTAGTGTTAAATCAGCGTGATATTTTCAACGAAGTTACATTTACTTCCGATGGTTACACAATTATGCGTTTTATTTGTATGTCGTTTATATCTTCGTCTAAAGAAAAATCGTAAATAAGATTGCCAAATAAATTGACAGTTCGTCATTGCACAAAATAAGATGAAACCTTACGTTCAAGGGCAAGCAATATAGGGAAGATGATTTGATTAATCCATAAATATTCGTATTTTTTCAACAATTacctattaaaattaaaaaaatagttaaatGATATTAGATTATTGGACAAATGTGACCAAAGCACAGTATAAGTCAAATCGCTTTGGTAACATTCCAGATGATACAGCTTTGTGGTTAACAATGAAAATATAACGCGCTAAAATAACAACCTATGCAGAAACGAGAACAAACATAATATATTGGTAGAAATAAGATAACATCTATAGCATCATAACATATCAACTTAGCATCCAATCTCATTACACAAGGCTCAAAATTTGTATAATCAATTTGTCCCATAAATAAGTTACATAGACATCAACTTTGGTCCATTGTCTGGCATTCCCATTCCAGCAGCTAGTTCAGCATCAAGTTGAGTATGAGGTGCAGGACCCATCATTTGTTTTACACTGCACAAACAATCAACACCAGAAAGAATAAACTACCATTCCTACCAATAATAGTTCAAAATGCTGACAAAGGTAAAGACTCATATGAAGTTAATAGCTGGAAACcgttagataatttaatatatttgattaaattgtCATCTAATGGTTCTCAACTATTAAGACAACTACATGTGAGCTTTCACCTCTAACAAATCTACCTAAATGAACGAGACTAACTTTGTACTCACAAAAGATGAGTAAACTACAATTTCTACTAGTAGATAGATTTGTCGGCGTTCTAAATTTTCATGGATAGAAATTGTA from Arachis ipaensis cultivar K30076 chromosome B02, Araip1.1, whole genome shotgun sequence harbors:
- the LOC107626475 gene encoding nuclear pore complex protein NUP160 isoform X5, which gives rise to MGTDSTLAGKEVPIIGTDVFRWIELSVPSSSSNIPTAVDGTNATTIAPPTVDDRASCFVLEDPSAYLIWRIHKLQPHALELLELNASKELPKAGLRFIFPYPLCPFAFVCKNEISRNSRFPYLLYVLTVTGVAYLLKIRNVSAYASSALFPAEDLFELNVCDYVSNHVPITAVTATAGCVVVGRSDGSVCCFRLGVIDASAPGFVHELRDEAGVSRLWGLMSRGKMVGAVQDMEISELHGKRFVFVLHSDGTLRIWDLSSHSRVFNHTVTGATFRRLWVGQFDPDSSTIPLSILYKHGLDEELEMISLHSILYNFGERNVFSMDPSVQNITLEEGQCLDVKITLDKIWILKDYELVSHMLTTNVEEVEAFSYALQEEVVADQLFQSSEHQADEILQIAYSIFSSSKEDVVPFVSSIFLRKLLLPGVHHNAALHATLAEYSRHLPESDLQALTADGLKQEVLSLIEHEVGSEKLSILHSWKCFLTRYFHNWCKNNAIYGLLVDSSTDAVGLIRKSSVSIFRSLEDIERIVEGSSDEVGELTGLVDLLDDDLECEILVELLRCVMSFSQQLGKTASSIFYESVLTAPVISSEDIVHCIVKILETGSCISGPNEKELIDHKSLRKLSVEMFLSLQSLYKKASAWSRILNVIQGFLKFLVPQKIIQNFDTEVSSNINSSIIVHTTYQISKVMFESAWDFLLFLSYLVDIGGQVHLSHDDITKIQLEIVPMLQEIIFEWLIINFFAITPSAPATTEDFNSKLSSLHIDCNTGKQLWNEKLGRRDFTLAFILLLNVRSSSTDHGHLLKRFPNMQSFVNRMRDFISWIIWGQSGGSSNFLSRSIDLAFILFKHGQYEAAEQLLMMAEAHLLKEKTSQSIQESDGGWCIRQHLLGCCLLAQVQCGLHTTQKDNKVFDAIRCFFRSSSGNGASEALQSLSEDVGIPYLGFSGCASTAAWKLQYYQWAMQLFERYSISEGACQFALAALEQVDEAMKDENNPVNGSITTTRGRLWANVFIFALDLGRYYDAYCAIVSNPDEESKYICLRRFIIVLYEQGAIKILCSNKLPLIGLVEKVEQELAWKAERSDISAKPNLYKLLYAFQMHQHNWRRAANYMYMYSTRLRTEAASKDYQGSSLMLQERLNALSAAINSLHLVHPAYAWIDPPANGSSLLGEHYPTDNDAEPERWQSCIDVEKLENEFVLTSAEYKLSLVNVKWTFSGKDGALSDLAELLVNNNLYDMAFTILLRFFKGSALKRELERVLSAISLRCCLDKVESTWVEEHGHLLTSSKLEMVVHGSPVTHHTTPQTDGSSCWATLKIYLEKYKEFHGRLPVIVAETLLRADPQIELPLWLVQLFKEGQKERMSGMSGRESNPASLFQLYVSYGRYTEATNLLLECIQLFASVRPADIIRRKRSFAAWFPYTTIERLLYQLEELTRKGHMVEQCDKLKRMLLSSLQNHLKTLKVDSEDAISVSS
- the LOC107626475 gene encoding nuclear pore complex protein NUP160 isoform X3, with protein sequence MGTDSTLAGKEVPIIGTDVFRWIELSVPSSSSNIPTAVDGTNATTIAPPTVDDRASCFVLEDPSAYLIWRIHKLQPHALELLELNASKELPKAGLRFIFPYPLCPFAFVCKNEISRNSRFPYLLYVLTVTGVAYLLKIRNVSAYASSALFPAEDLFELNVCDYVSNHVPITAVTATAGCVVVGRSDGSVCCFRLGVIDASAPGFVHELRDEAGVSRLWGLMSRGKMVGAVQDMEISELHGKRFVFVLHSDGTLRIWDLSSHSRVFNHTVTGATFRRLWVGQFDPDSSTIPLSILYKHGLDEELEMISLHSILYNFGERNVFSMDPSVQNITLEEGQCLDVKITLDKIWILKDYELVSHMLTTNVEEVEAFSYALQEEVVADQLFQSSEHQADEILQIAYSIFSSSKEDVVPFVSSIFLRKLLLPGVHHNAALHATLAEYSRHLPESDLQALTADGLKQEVLSLIEHEVGSEKLSILHSWKCFLTRYFHNWCKNNAIYGLLVDSSTDAVGLIRKSSVSIFRSLEDIERIVEDEVGELTGLVDLLDDDLECEILVELLRCVMSFSQQLGKTASSIFYESVLTAPVISSEDIVHCIVKILETGSCISGPNEKELIDHKSLRKLSVEMFLSLQSLYKKASAWSRILNVIQGFLKFLVPQKIIQNFDTEVSSNINSSIIVHTTYQISKVMFESAWDFLLFLSYLVDIGGQVHLSHDDITKIQLEIVPMLQEIIFEWLIINFFAITPSAPATTEDFNSKLSSLHIDCNTGKQLWNEKLGRRDFTLAFILLLNVRSSSTDHGHLLKRFPNMQSFVNRMRDFISWIIWGQSGGSSNFLSRSIDLAFILFKHGQYEAAEQLLMMAEAHLLKEKTSQSIQESDGGWCIRQHLLGCCLLAQVQCGLHTTQKDNKVFDAIRCFFRSSSGNGASEALQSLSEDVGIPYLGFSGCASTAAWKLQYYQWAMQLFERYSISEGACQFALAALEQVDEAMKDENNPVNGSITTTRGRLWANVFIFALDLGRYYDAYCAIVSNPDEESKYICLRRFIIVLYEQGAIKILCSNKLPLIGLVEKVEQELAWKAERSDISAKPNLYKLLYAFQMHQHNWRRAANYMYMYSTRLRTEAASKDYQGSSLMLQERLNALSAAINSLHLVHPAYAWIDPPANGSSLLGEHYPSKKAKRTPEDHSADNDAEPERWQSCIDVEKLENEFVLTSAEYKLSLVNVKWTFSGKDGALSDLAELLVNNNLYDMAFTILLRFFKGSALKRELERVLSAISLRCCLDKVESTWVEEHGHLLTSSKLEMVVHGSPVTHHTTPQTDGSSCWATLKIYLEKYKEFHGRLPVIVAETLLRADPQIELPLWLVQLFKEGQKERMSGMSGRESNPASLFQLYVSYGRYTEATNLLLECIQLFASVRPADIIRRKRSFAAWFPYTTIERLLYQLEELTRKGHMVEQCDKLKRMLLSSLQNHLKTLKVDSEDAISVSS
- the LOC107626475 gene encoding nuclear pore complex protein NUP160 isoform X8 — protein: MGTDSTLAGKEVPIIGTDVFRWIELSVPSSSSNIPTAVDGTNATTIAPPTVDDRASCFVLEDPSAYLIWRIHKLQPHALELLELNASKELPKAGLRFIFPYPLCPFAFVCKNEISRNSRFPYLLYVLTVTGVAYLLKIRNVSAYASSALFPAEDLFELNVCDYVSNHVPITAVTATAGCVVVGRSDGSVCCFRLGVIDASAPGFVHELRDEAGVSRLWGLMSRGKMVGAVQDMEISELHGKRFVFVLHSDGTLRIWDLSSHSRVFNHTVTGATFRRLWVGQFDPDSSTIPLSILYKHGLDEELEMISLHSILYNFGERNVFSMDPSVQNITLEEGQCLDVKITLDKIWILKDYELVSHMLTTNVEEVEAFSYALQEEVVADQLFQSSEHQADEILQIAYSIFSSSKEDVVPFVSSIFLRKLLLPGVHHNAALHATLAEYSRHLPESDLQALTADGLKQEVLSLIEHEVGSEKLSILHSWKCFLTRYFHNWCKNNAIYGLLVDSSTDAVGLIRKSSVSIFRSLEDIERIVEGSSDEVGELTGLVDLLDDDLECEILVELLRCVMSFSQQLGKTASSIFYESVLTAPVISSEDIVHCIVKILETGSCISGPNEKELIDHKSLRKLSVEMFLSLQSLYKKASAWSRILNVIQGFLKFLVPQKIIQNFDTEVSSNINSSIIVHTTYQISKVMFESAWDFLLFLSYLVDIGGQVHLSHDDITKIQLEIVPMLQEIIFEWLIINFFAITPSAPATTEDFNSKLSSLHIDCNTGKQLWNEKLGRRDFTLAFILLLNVRSSSTDHGHLLKRFPNMQSFVNRMRDFISWIIWGQSGGSSNFLSRSIDLAFILFKHGQYEAAEQLLMMAEAHLLKEKTSQSIQESDGGWCIRQHLLGCCLLAQVQCGLHTTQKDNKVFDAIRCFFRSSSGNGASEALQSLSEDVGIPYLGFSGCASTAAWKLQYYQWAMQLFERYSISEGACQFALAALEQVDEAMKDENNPVNGSITTTRGRLWANVFIFALDLGRYYDAYCAIVSNPDEESKYICLRRFIIVLYEQGAIKILCSNKLPLIGLVEKVEQELAWKAERSDISAKPNLYKLLYAFQMHQHNWRRAANYMYMYSTRLRTEAASKDYQGSSLMLQERLNALSAAINSLHLVHPAYAWIDPPANGSSLLGEHYPSKKAKRTPEDHSADNDAEPERWQSCIDVEKLENEFVLTSAEYKLSLVNVKWTFSGKDGALSDLAELLVNNNLYDMAFTILLRFFKGSALKREHGHGSPVTHHTTPQTDGSSCWATLKIYLEKYKEFHGRLPVIVAETLLRADPQIELPLWLVQLFKEGQKERMSGMSGRESNPASLFQLYVSYGRYTEATNLLLECIQLFASVRPADIIRRKRSFAAWFPYTTIERLLYQLEELTRKGHMVEQCDKLKRMLLSSLQNHLKTLKVDSEDAISVSS
- the LOC107626475 gene encoding nuclear pore complex protein NUP160 isoform X6; its protein translation is MGTDSTLAGKEVPIIGTDVFRWIELSVPSSSSNIPTAVDGTNATTIAPPTVDDRASCFVLEDPSAYLIWRIHKLQPHALELLELNASKELPKAGLRFIFPYPLCPFAFVCKNEISRNSRFPYLLYVLTVTGVAYLLKIRNVSAYASSALFPAEDLFELNVCDYVSNHVPITAVTATAGCVVVGRSDGSVCCFRLGVIDASAPGFVHELRDEAGVSRLWGLMSRGKMVGAVQDMEISELHGKRFVFVLHSDGTLRIWDLSSHSRVFNHTVTGATFRRLWVGQFDPDSSTIPLSILYKHGLDEELEMISLHSILYNFGERNVFSMDPSVQNITLEEGQCLDVKITLDKIWILKDYELVSHMLTTNVEEVEAFSYALQEEVVADQLFQSSEHQADEILQIAYSIFSSSKEDVVPFVSSIFLRKLLLPGVHHNAALHATLAEYSRHLPESDLQALTADGLKQEVLSLIEHEVGSEKLSILHSWKCFLTRYFHNWCKNNAIYGLLVDSSTDAVGLIRKSSVSIFRSLEDIERIVEGSSDEVGELTGLVDLLDDDLECEILVELLRCVMSFSQQLGKTASSIFYESVLTAPVISSEDIVHCIVKILETGSCISGPNEKELIDHKSLRKLSVEMFLSLQSLYKKASAWSRILNVIQGFLKFLVPQKIIQNFDTEVSSNINSSIIVHTTYQISKVMFESAWDFLLFLSYLVDIGGQVHLSHDDITKIQLEIVPMLQEIIFEWLIINFFAITPSAPATTEDFNSKLSSLHIDCNTGKQLWNEKLGRRDFTLAFILLLNVRSSSTDHGHLLKRFPNMQSFVNRMRDFISWIIWGQSGGSSNFLSRSIDLAFILFKHGQYEAAEQLLMMAEAHLLKEKTSQSIQESDGGWCIRQHLLGCCLLAQVQCGLHTTQKDNKVFDAIRCFFRSSSGNGASEALQSLSEDVGIPYLGFSGCASTAAWKLQYYQWAMQLFERYSISEGACQFALAALEQVDEAMKDENNPVNGSITTTRGRLWANVFIFALDLGRYYDAYCAIVSNPDEESKYICLRRFIIVLYEQGAIKILCSNKLPLIGLVEKVEQELAWKAERSDISAKPNLYKLLYAFQMHQHNWRRAANYMYMYSTRLRTEAASKDYQGSSLMLQERLNALSAAINSLHLVHPAYAWIDPPANGSSLLGEHYPSKKAKRTPEDHSADNDAEPERWQSCIDVEKLENEFVLTSAEYKLSLVNVKWTFSGKDGALSDLAELLVNNNLYDMAFTILLRFFKGSALKRELERVLSAISLRCCLDKVESTWVEEHGHGSPVTHHTTPQTDGSSCWATLKIYLEKYKEFHGRLPVIVAETLLRADPQIELPLWLVQLFKEGQKERMSGMSGRESNPASLFQLYVSYGRYTEATNLLLECIQLFASVRPADIIRRKRSFAAWFPYTTIERLLYQLEELTRKGHMVEQCDKLKRMLLSSLQNHLKTLKVDSEDAISVSS